One window of the Pseudomonas lurida genome contains the following:
- the nuoG gene encoding NADH-quinone oxidoreductase subunit NuoG, with product MATIHVDGKALEVDGADNLLQACLSLGLDIPYFCWHPALGSVGACRQCAVKQYTDENDTRGRIVMSCMTPATDNTWISIDDEESKAFRASVVEWLMTNHPHDCPVCEEGGHCHLQDMTVMTGHNERRYRFTKRTHQNQDLGPFISHEMNRCIACYRCVRFYKDYAGGTDLGVFGAHDNVYFGRVEDGVLESEFSGNLTEVCPTGVFTDKTHSERYNRKWDMQFSPSICHGCSSGCNISPGERYGELRRIENRFNGSVNQYFLCDRGRFGYGYVNREDRPRQPLLADGAKLSLDDALDKAADLLRGRNIVGIGSPRASLESNYALRELVGAEHFYSGIEAGELERIRLVLQVLNDSPLPVPNMRDIEDHDAIFVLGEDLTQTAARIALSLRQSVKGKAEDMADAMRVQPWLDAAVKNIGQHALNPLFIASLAETKLDDIAEECVHAAPDDLARIGFAVAHALDASAPAVEGLDTEAGELAQRIADALLAAKRPLIIAGTSLGSKALIEAAANIAKALKLRDKNGSISLVVPEANSLGLAMLGGESLDAALQAVTDGNADAIVVLENDLYTRTDAAKVDAALNAAKVLIVADHQKTATSDRAHLVLPAATFAEGDGTLVSQEGRAQRFFQVFDPKYMDASILVHEGWRWLHALRATLLNQPIDWTQLDHVTAACAASAPQLARIVDAAPSAAFRIKGMKLAREPLRYSGRTAMRANISVHEPRTPQDPDTAFAFSMEGYSGSVEPRQQVPFAWSPGWNSPQAWNKFQDEVGGHIRAGDPGTRLIESQGDALNWFAAVPRPFNPAQGTWQVVPFFHLFGSEENSSKAAPVQERIPQAYVSVAKSEADRLGVNDGALLSLNVAGQTLRLPLRINDQLGAGLVALPKGLAGIPPAIFGKTVDGLQEAAQ from the coding sequence TTTCTGCTGGCACCCCGCGCTTGGTAGCGTCGGTGCCTGTCGCCAGTGCGCGGTCAAGCAGTACACCGACGAGAACGACACCCGTGGTCGTATCGTCATGTCCTGCATGACGCCAGCCACCGACAACACCTGGATCTCCATCGACGATGAAGAATCCAAGGCGTTCCGCGCCAGTGTCGTCGAGTGGCTGATGACCAACCACCCTCACGACTGCCCGGTCTGTGAGGAAGGTGGTCACTGCCACCTGCAAGACATGACGGTGATGACCGGCCACAACGAGCGCCGTTATCGCTTCACCAAGCGTACCCACCAGAACCAGGACCTCGGCCCGTTCATTTCCCACGAAATGAACCGCTGCATCGCCTGCTATCGCTGCGTGCGCTTCTATAAAGACTACGCCGGCGGCACCGACCTCGGCGTATTCGGCGCCCACGACAACGTGTACTTCGGTCGCGTTGAAGACGGCGTGCTCGAAAGCGAGTTCTCCGGCAACCTCACCGAGGTCTGCCCGACCGGTGTGTTCACCGACAAGACTCACTCCGAGCGCTACAACCGTAAATGGGACATGCAGTTCTCGCCGAGCATCTGCCATGGCTGCTCCAGCGGTTGCAACATCTCCCCGGGCGAGCGCTACGGCGAATTGCGTCGGATCGAAAACCGCTTCAACGGTTCGGTCAACCAGTACTTCCTGTGCGACCGTGGCCGTTTCGGCTATGGCTACGTCAACCGCGAAGACCGTCCCCGCCAGCCGCTGCTGGCCGATGGCGCCAAGCTGAGCCTGGACGACGCGCTGGATAAAGCCGCCGACCTGCTGCGCGGCCGCAACATCGTCGGGATCGGTTCGCCCCGTGCCAGCCTCGAAAGCAACTACGCGTTGCGCGAACTGGTCGGCGCCGAGCACTTCTACTCCGGCATCGAAGCCGGTGAGCTGGAGCGCATCCGCCTAGTCCTGCAAGTGCTGAACGACAGCCCGCTGCCGGTGCCGAACATGCGCGACATCGAAGACCACGACGCCATCTTCGTGCTCGGTGAAGACCTGACCCAGACCGCCGCCCGCATCGCCCTGTCGCTGCGCCAGTCGGTCAAAGGCAAGGCCGAAGACATGGCCGACGCCATGCGCGTCCAGCCTTGGCTCGACGCCGCGGTGAAAAACATCGGCCAGCACGCGCTGAACCCGCTGTTTATTGCAAGCCTGGCTGAAACCAAGCTCGACGACATCGCCGAAGAATGCGTCCACGCGGCACCGGACGACCTGGCGCGCATCGGTTTTGCCGTGGCCCACGCCCTCGACGCCAGCGCACCAGCCGTCGAAGGCCTGGACACTGAAGCCGGTGAACTGGCCCAGCGCATTGCCGACGCCCTGCTGGCGGCCAAGCGCCCATTGATCATTGCCGGCACCTCGTTGGGTTCCAAGGCATTGATCGAGGCGGCGGCGAATATTGCGAAAGCCCTGAAGCTGCGCGACAAGAACGGTTCGATCAGCCTGGTCGTGCCGGAAGCCAACAGCCTTGGCCTGGCCATGCTCGGTGGCGAGTCCCTGGACGCGGCCCTGCAAGCAGTGACCGATGGCAACGCTGACGCCATCGTGGTGCTGGAAAACGACCTGTACACCCGCACCGATGCCGCCAAGGTCGACGCTGCGCTGAACGCCGCGAAGGTCCTGATCGTCGCCGACCACCAGAAGACCGCCACCAGCGATCGCGCCCACCTGGTGCTGCCAGCCGCCACCTTCGCCGAAGGCGACGGTACCCTGGTCAGCCAGGAAGGCCGCGCCCAGCGCTTCTTCCAGGTGTTCGATCCGAAGTACATGGACGCCAGCATCCTGGTTCACGAAGGCTGGCGCTGGCTGCATGCCCTGCGCGCGACCCTGCTGAACCAGCCGATCGACTGGACCCAGCTCGACCACGTGACCGCCGCCTGCGCCGCAAGCGCACCGCAACTGGCACGTATCGTCGACGCCGCACCGTCCGCCGCGTTCCGCATCAAGGGCATGAAACTGGCCCGTGAACCGCTGCGTTACTCCGGTCGTACCGCCATGCGCGCCAACATCAGCGTGCACGAACCGCGTACGCCGCAAGACCCCGACACCGCGTTCGCCTTCTCCATGGAAGGTTACTCGGGTTCGGTCGAGCCGCGTCAGCAGGTGCCATTCGCCTGGTCGCCGGGCTGGAACTCGCCACAGGCCTGGAACAAGTTCCAGGACGAAGTCGGTGGTCATATCCGCGCTGGCGACCCAGGCACTCGCCTGATCGAAAGCCAAGGTGACGCGCTGAACTGGTTCGCTGCCGTACCGCGTCCGTTCAACCCGGCCCAGGGCACCTGGCAGGTTGTGCCGTTCTTCCACCTGTTCGGCAGCGAAGAGAACTCTTCCAAGGCCGCGCCGGTTCAAGAACGCATCCCGCAAGCCTATGTATCGGTGGCCAAGTCCGAAGCTGACCGCCTGGGCGTCAACGACGGTGCCCTGCTCAGCCTGAACGTGGCTGGCCAGACCTTGCGCCTGCCGCTGCGCATCAATGATCAATTGGGTGCTGGCCTGGTTGCACTGCCCAAAGGCCTCGCCGGTATTCCACCGGCGATCTTTGGCAAAACCGTTGACGGTCTGCAGGAGGCAGCGCAATGA